The Streptomyces sp. NBC_01463 DNA window ATCAGCAGAGCTGGCTGCGCGATCTCTCCGACATCTGCGGCTTCCGGGCGGTCTCGGACCCGCCGGGCTGGCTGCACCCCGACGAGCTCCAGGCGCTCACCGACTATCTGCAGGCCCGGCCCGCGGTCCGCAGGCTCGGCCGCTACCGGTTCGCGCTCGACGGCCGCGAGGTCGACTTCACCGCGGCCGTACGGCCCGAGGGACAGCAGAGGTACCCGATCTCCTGACGGAACGCCGCAAACGGTTCCGGGCCGGCCCCGGGAATTAGTAAACTGTCCAGCGATATCCAGCGCGGTACCGCGGCCCCCCACCAGGGAGTACACAAGCATGGCGACCACGGGCACCGACCTGTCCCGGATGCGCGAGATGAACCAGCTGTCCATCGTGTGGGCGCTGCGTGGCAACCCGCCCTCCACCGTCACCGAACTCGCCGGCCGGACGGGCCTGTCCCGCCCCGCCGTCGACGTCCTGGTGCAAGCGCTGGTCACGGACGGCTGGGCCGAGGTCGAGGAGCCGGGCGCCCGCAGTGTCGTGGGACGCCCGGCCCGCCGCTACCGCTTCCGCGCCGACGCGGGCCACGCGCTGGGCGTCGACATCGGTGTCCACAAGATCCTCGTCGTACTGAGCGACCTGGAAGGCAACCACGTCAGGACCCTGCGCCAGCCCGCCGACCCGGACGCGGGACCCGACGCGCGCCTCGCGGCGGTCGACGAGGCCATCGACGAACTGCTGACCGGGGCCGGCATGACGCCGGCCGACATCTGGGGCATGACGATCGGCGTGACCGGCCCGGTCGACGCGACCGGCCGTACCTCCCTGTTCACACCGCTGCCGGGCTGGGGCACCGCCGACCCGGCGGGCCACCTCGCCGCCCGTTTCCACTGCCCCATCCAGGTGGAGAACGACTGCAAACTCGCCGCCGTGGCCGAACGCTGGAAAGGCGTGGCGCAGGACGCGGACGACATCGTGTACCTGCTCGCGGGCATCCGAACCGGCGCGGGCCTCATCCTCGACGGCACCCTGCGCCGCGGCCACGGCGGCGCGGCCGGTGAGATCGGCGCCCTCAAGGCCGTCCGCTGGCTCGACGCGCCCGGCCACCTCGCCGCCTGCCCGGGCGTCCCTGCGAGCGCCCGTCCGGGAGAGGCGGCCGCGTGGGTGTTCCAGGCGGCCCGCGAGGACAATCGCGACGCCAAGGCCGCGGTACGGCGTTACGCGCGCGATCTCGCCGTGGGTGTCGCCGCACTCGTCCTGGCCCTCGACCCCGAGATCGTGGTCTTCGGCGGCGGCTTCTCACGCTCCGCCGACATCATCCTCGCCCCCCTGCACCGCGAACTCGCCAAGCACTGCCTGCGCCTTCCGGAACTGCGCACCTCCACACTCGGCGACGAGAGCGTGGCCCTGGGAGGGCTCCGCCTCGCCCTCGACGACATCGACAGCCGCCTGCTCAGCGCGGAACTGGCAGCGCCGAGGGCGCCTCGGGGGGTGAGCCGCTGACGCCTCGGGGCTCCACGGGCCAGGGCCCCGGCTGCCCGGCCGGTGGCCGGTGTACTAGCGCAGCACCGGCCACGACACGACCGGCGAACCGGCGTCGCGGGGGCGTGTGACGGCGGAGACGAGTCGGCACAGACGCCCCATCCCGCACCGTCCTGCGCGAGCAGCGTCACCCGAACGGTCATATGACCCTCGAACCGTTCCGAGCTGGCCGTCTGGGTCTCCGTGGCACTCGAACGTAAATCGAACATGCGACCTCGCGATGCGATCACGACCGGCCGGAACGAGGATCGAAGTACGGGCGGCGGCCAGGTCCACTCATCACGGGCGACCAGCGCTTCCCGGCCTGCACCCGCCAGGGGGGCCTGGAGGACGCAATGCCGCACGCCCTGTGGAGCGGAGCCATCAGCTTCGGACTCGTCACGATCCCCACCAAGATCATCAGCGCGACCGAGGACCATTCGATCCACTTCCGCCAGGTCCACCTCGCCGACATGGGCAGAGTCCGCACCCGCAAGGAGTGCTCGATCGACGGCGAGACCGTGACACAGGACGAGATCGGCAAGGGCTACGAAGTCTCCAAGGACGACATCGTCCCCATAACCGACCAAGAACTCGACTCCATGCCGCTTCCCACCGCGAAGGCGATCGAGATCGTCGCGTTCATCGACGCCGACAGCATCGACCCCATTCGCATCGGCGACAGCTACTACCTCGGAGCCGACGGCGACGTCGCCAAGAAGCCCTACACCCTGCTCCGCAAAGCCCTGGAACGGTCCGACAAGGTCGCCGTCGCCAAATTCGCCTGGCACGGCCGCGAACGTCTCGGCCTGCTGCGGGTCCGTGAGGGAGCCATCGTGCTGCACTCGATGCACTGGCCGGACGAGATCCGCAGCCCGGAATCCCTGGCACCGAAGCCGGTCGACCTCGACGACAACGAGATCGAACGGGCAGTCCAGCTCACCGAAACCATGACCACCGACGACATCACCCAGTTCCGCGACCGCTACCGCGACGCACTCGAAGAGCTCATCGAGGCGAAGGCCGGCGACAAGGTGCTCCCGGAGCCGGCCGAAGCCGGTCAGCAGCAGGAGTCCGGGAAGGTCATGGACCTCATGGCCGCCCTGAACGCCTCGGTGAAGGCGGCGAAGGAAGGCCGCGGAGACGACGGCGGGCACGCCACGGTGCACGAGATGCCCACCCGCAAGAAGGCGGCGAAGAAGACCGCCACGAAGAAGAGCCCGGCCAGGAAGACGGCAGCGAAGAGGCGCACCGCATCCTGACTGTGACTGAGCGCCGCAAAGTCATACCCAGGCCAAGCCACACCCAGGCCAACCACACCCAGGCCCCTGGGTCTCCCGATCGTACGAAGCACCGGAATCAACCTGCCGAAAAGGCGACGAGCGCGGTAGTGGGCCCCGGAGCGCTCTACCTGGTCCGGCTGAAGGTGGCGCTCGGCCGGACCGTTTTCTCGTACTCCACAGAGCGGCCGATGAGTTTGGGGACTCCGGCCGGTCCAACGTTGTGAGACCAGACCTTAGGAAAGGACGCCGCCATGTCGGAACTCCTCGTCGACTTCATCACCTCCCTCGACGGCTACGCGTCAGGAGAGGGGTGGCCCGGGTTCTGGGGCCTTGAGGGCCCGGAGTACCTCGCATGGCTCGGCGAGCAGCTCGAGGTCACCTACCTGATGGGAGCGAACACCTACCGTCTGATGTCGGGCTTCGCCGCAGGCGAGGTCCCGAATGGCCAGGACGAGTTCAGGCCCGAAGAGGAGGCGTCCGTCGACGAGCTCGCGCGAGCGTCCAAGGTGGTGTTCTCCTCCTCTCTGAAGGAGCCCCTGACGTGGGCCAACTCCACGCTCGTCCGCGACGACGCCGTGGAGACGGTCCGCGCCATGAAGTCGAGTGGCTCGGGGCTCCTCAGCACGATCGGCAGCCTCAGTCTGTGCCGGTCCCTGCTGCGAGCCGGTCTCGTCGACCGCTTCCGCGTCGTGATGTTCCCGGTGATCACCGGAGCCACGGGGGAGGAGCGCATCTACGACGGCTATCCGGACGTTGCCCTCGACATGATCGAGCACCGCACCTTCGACGGCCGCATCCAGCTGGTCGAGTACAAGCCCCGCGTGCTTGAGCACCCGCCGCTCAGCGTCCCTGCGTGATGCCGCCCCGTCCGCCGTACGGGGCCGCCTGGCCGACGCAGGCGGGTGGGCAACGTCAGGGTGCCCGGTCCGCCCGGCGCCGAGCCGTCGCCATGCGGCCAACCTTCTCCATCACCGACTTCGAGCACCTGGGCCACCGGTTCGTACCAGTCGAGGTCCAGGGATTCGGCCCACCTCGCTAACCGTGGCGGGCCGCCGCAGCTGGTGGTCAGTCAGTGAACTCCCAGGGCACGCGGCGTCTTGAACGCCCGGGTCAGGATCCGCCGTTCCCGGACATCCAGGTCGTCGTCGAGGACATGCTCGTGGACGCAGACAAAGTCGCAGTCCGTACGACCCTGCACGGCGTCCCGGCGGGAGTCGAGGAACGGGCACTCCTCTCGGTGATGGAGATCTTCCGGGTACACGACGGCTGCATCGCCGAGTTGTGGGGCCTGTCTTCACTCAGCCGTCCCGGGCACTGAACTCCGTCTCCAGCCTCCACCCTCCGTTCACGCCGCGAGCAGAGAACCGGGTTTTCGCTGTTCGGCGGAGAGCAGATCGGCCGTGGGCGATCAGGCCGCTGTGACGACGGCGTCCAGTGGACGACG harbors:
- a CDS encoding Ku protein yields the protein MPHALWSGAISFGLVTIPTKIISATEDHSIHFRQVHLADMGRVRTRKECSIDGETVTQDEIGKGYEVSKDDIVPITDQELDSMPLPTAKAIEIVAFIDADSIDPIRIGDSYYLGADGDVAKKPYTLLRKALERSDKVAVAKFAWHGRERLGLLRVREGAIVLHSMHWPDEIRSPESLAPKPVDLDDNEIERAVQLTETMTTDDITQFRDRYRDALEELIEAKAGDKVLPEPAEAGQQQESGKVMDLMAALNASVKAAKEGRGDDGGHATVHEMPTRKKAAKKTATKKSPARKTAAKRRTAS
- a CDS encoding dihydrofolate reductase family protein translates to MSELLVDFITSLDGYASGEGWPGFWGLEGPEYLAWLGEQLEVTYLMGANTYRLMSGFAAGEVPNGQDEFRPEEEASVDELARASKVVFSSSLKEPLTWANSTLVRDDAVETVRAMKSSGSGLLSTIGSLSLCRSLLRAGLVDRFRVVMFPVITGATGEERIYDGYPDVALDMIEHRTFDGRIQLVEYKPRVLEHPPLSVPA
- a CDS encoding ester cyclase; the encoded protein is MNSQGTRRLERPGQDPPFPDIQVVVEDMLVDADKVAVRTTLHGVPAGVEERALLSVMEIFRVHDGCIAELWGLSSLSRPGH
- a CDS encoding ROK family transcriptional regulator, whose protein sequence is MATTGTDLSRMREMNQLSIVWALRGNPPSTVTELAGRTGLSRPAVDVLVQALVTDGWAEVEEPGARSVVGRPARRYRFRADAGHALGVDIGVHKILVVLSDLEGNHVRTLRQPADPDAGPDARLAAVDEAIDELLTGAGMTPADIWGMTIGVTGPVDATGRTSLFTPLPGWGTADPAGHLAARFHCPIQVENDCKLAAVAERWKGVAQDADDIVYLLAGIRTGAGLILDGTLRRGHGGAAGEIGALKAVRWLDAPGHLAACPGVPASARPGEAAAWVFQAAREDNRDAKAAVRRYARDLAVGVAALVLALDPEIVVFGGGFSRSADIILAPLHRELAKHCLRLPELRTSTLGDESVALGGLRLALDDIDSRLLSAELAAPRAPRGVSR